In the Calditrichota bacterium genome, CTGCACGCCCACGGAATAGCGCCAGGTCTTATTGGTGAATCCGTACCCGGCCGTCACTGGAAAGCTCAGCCCGAGACGGCGCATCGGCCGCAAAGTCAGGTGTGCGCCCAGAAAGAGCCCCTCCACCCGGTTGAACCGCGGCGCAGGGGTCAGCGACACCGGTTTATCCTCCCCGAAGATCTCGGGCGGGTGCAGAGGCGGGACCTCGAACTGCGCCAGCGCAGAGCCGAACTTCACAACCAAGAAGACGCCCAGCAGGCACACCCCCATCACTTGTACCAGCATCGACCTTGGCGCCGCGCTTCTCGTTTCATGGCACATTTGCTTGGTCCTCCTCATTTCCCTGGCTGCAACCGGGCATGCTCGCAGGGGCACGCTCAGCAACCTCTCTCGGCTTCGCGAAAGGCGGCTGCAACGTTTCACCTGCGGGCTTTCCGTTTCACCAGCACAACCTCGGTCCCTGTGGGCGAGAAACAGAACTGAACGTCATCCATGAGAGCGCGAAGGATGAAGATGCCGCGGCCACTGTCCTTGAGCACATTCTCTGGCCGCAGCGGATCTTGGAGCTTGGCAGGGTCAAAACCCTGCCCCTCATCGCTCACATGCACGACCACCCTCTCCCCGAAGAGCTCGAAACGCACCTGCACCTTCTTCTTCTTATCCAACTTGTTGCCATGGTGCATGGCGTTGTTCACCGCCTCTGTGACGGCAATGGACAGGCTATCGGCATCATCCTCGGCAAACCCCAGCTCGTGGGCAACCCGCTCGGCAAGACGCTCGACCTCCGCGATGTGTCCGGGATCGCTGGGGACAGCGATGGCATAGGTCTTGTGAGGACGCTCTTTCACAAATGCCCTTCCCTCACCCCTCAGAACAGCCAGGTAAGGCCGAGGTCGACGCTATTGAGCGTGTGCGGAACTTGCCCAGTGGTGTGGACCCTGCGCCTCGTTGCGCGGGCCTGGAGGCGCAGCCCGGAGGGCG is a window encoding:
- a CDS encoding ATP-binding protein, producing the protein MKERPHKTYAIAVPSDPGHIAEVERLAERVAHELGFAEDDADSLSIAVTEAVNNAMHHGNKLDKKKKVQVRFELFGERVVVHVSDEGQGFDPAKLQDPLRPENVLKDSGRGIFILRALMDDVQFCFSPTGTEVVLVKRKARR